The Gemmatimonadota bacterium genome contains the following window.
AACACCTATCGGATGCGGGTGCTAAAATCGCCATTACTGATCTGGATGGCGATGGTGCGAAAAAAACCGCAAAAACGCTCAAAACGCCTGCAATAGGTCTATCAGCCGATGCATCCGATGAAACCGCCATGCACGCGGCAACAGATCGAATTATTACAGAACTCGGCTCACTCGACATCCTCGTCAACAACGCGGGCATTGGAGGACCGGATACAAACGCGGCCAGAGCATCGCTGGAAATCCCACTGACGGAATTATCCGTTGACGATTGGGACGCGCATCTACACACCAATCTCCGGACCGCCTTTGTCTCCGCCAGAGCAGCCATTCCACATCTCGGCCGCGGATCCAGCATCATCAACATCGCATCTATCGCCGCGCTAATGCCCAGCGTTTCCATGCCCGCTTACGGTGCGGCCAAAGCCGGAGTCATTCATTTGACCAGAACTTTAGCCAGCCAACTTGCAGGGCGTGGGATTAGAGTCAACGCAATATGCCCCGGCTACCTATGGACGCGCGCCTGGGAAATGATCGCATCTCAAATCAAAAACAACAACCCGGCATACAAGGGATTTACCGCAAGAGAAATTTTTGAAGATGTGATACGCAACAGCGTGCCCTTAGGAACCGAACAAACCCCCGAAGATGTGGGTCACATGGTCGTCTTTTTGGCGAGCGACAAAGGGAAAAATATCACCGGACAAGCACTGACCATCGATGGTGGCGCCACGTTAGGGGGTCGAAAACAGCGGTCAGATTCTCCGTGAGAATCAATCGAAACATCCACATTCACAAGGAGTTGAGAACATGAACCTCGAAGAACTTTATA
Protein-coding sequences here:
- a CDS encoding SDR family oxidoreductase; amino-acid sequence: MDERGHSRRAKRKNTRIGIRKGTTVSLELQNRVALITGAARGIGAAIAQHLSDAGAKIAITDLDGDGAKKTAKTLKTPAIGLSADASDETAMHAATDRIITELGSLDILVNNAGIGGPDTNAARASLEIPLTELSVDDWDAHLHTNLRTAFVSARAAIPHLGRGSSIINIASIAALMPSVSMPAYGAAKAGVIHLTRTLASQLAGRGIRVNAICPGYLWTRAWEMIASQIKNNNPAYKGFTAREIFEDVIRNSVPLGTEQTPEDVGHMVVFLASDKGKNITGQALTIDGGATLGGRKQRSDSP